In Tachysurus vachellii isolate PV-2020 chromosome 3, HZAU_Pvac_v1, whole genome shotgun sequence, one genomic interval encodes:
- the mmd gene encoding monocyte to macrophage differentiation factor isoform X1, translating into MKRVNSFQRFMNRRAAANCRYQPTSYEHAANCYTHALVIVPAFVGMTLLHRLSDDRWERITALVYGLGLCALFLISTIFHIITWKKSHMRAVEHCFHMCDRVVIYFFIAASYTPWLNLRELGPLASHMRWFVWLMAAAGTIYVFNYHERYKLVELAFYLTMGFSPALVVTSMTNTDGLYELAFGGMIYCMGVVFFKSDGVIPFAHAIWHVFVTLAAAVHYYAIWKYLYRSSTADEVRHVADL; encoded by the exons ATGAAGAGAGTCAACAGCTTCCAAAG attCATGAACAGAAGAGCTGCTGCTAACTGCCGCTACCAACCCACAAGCTACGAGCATGCAGCAAACTGCTACACACACGcc ctggtgATCGTGCCCGCGTTCGTGGGCATGACCCTGCTGCACCGTCTCTCAGATGATCGGTGGGAGAGGATCACAGCCTTGGTGTACGGCCTCGGCCTCTGTGCTCTCTTCCTCATCTCCACCATCTTCCACATCATCACCTGGAAGAAGAGCCACATGAG ggCAGTGGAGCACTGCTTCCACATGTGTGATCGAGTGGTCATCTATTTCTTCATCGCTGCCTCATACACACCCTG gttaaaTCTGAGGGAACTGGGTCCTCTGGCGTCTCACATGCGCTGGTTTGTGTGGCTAATGGCGGCTGCAGGAACCATCTATGTGTTCAACTACCACGAGAg GTATAAACTGGTGGAGCTGGCCTTCTATCTGACCATGGGCTTCTCACCTGCCCTGGTGGTGACCTCGATG ACGAATACAGACGGTCTGTATGAGCTGGCGTTCGGTGGGATGATCTACTGCATGGGCGTGGTCTTCTTTAAATCGGACGGCGTCATACCGTTTGCTCACGCCATCTGGCACGTGTTCGTCACGCTGGCCGCCGCCGTGCACTACTACGCTATCTGGAAATACCTCTACCGCAGCTCGACTGCTGATGAGGTCAGGCACGTggctgacctctga
- the mmd gene encoding monocyte to macrophage differentiation factor isoform X3, which yields MNRRAAANCRYQPTSYEHAANCYTHALVIVPAFVGMTLLHRLSDDRWERITALVYGLGLCALFLISTIFHIITWKKSHMRAVEHCFHMCDRVVIYFFIAASYTPWLNLRELGPLASHMRWFVWLMAAAGTIYVFNYHERYKLVELAFYLTMGFSPALVVTSMTNTDGLYELAFGGMIYCMGVVFFKSDGVIPFAHAIWHVFVTLAAAVHYYAIWKYLYRSSTADEVRHVADL from the exons ATGAACAGAAGAGCTGCTGCTAACTGCCGCTACCAACCCACAAGCTACGAGCATGCAGCAAACTGCTACACACACGcc ctggtgATCGTGCCCGCGTTCGTGGGCATGACCCTGCTGCACCGTCTCTCAGATGATCGGTGGGAGAGGATCACAGCCTTGGTGTACGGCCTCGGCCTCTGTGCTCTCTTCCTCATCTCCACCATCTTCCACATCATCACCTGGAAGAAGAGCCACATGAG ggCAGTGGAGCACTGCTTCCACATGTGTGATCGAGTGGTCATCTATTTCTTCATCGCTGCCTCATACACACCCTG gttaaaTCTGAGGGAACTGGGTCCTCTGGCGTCTCACATGCGCTGGTTTGTGTGGCTAATGGCGGCTGCAGGAACCATCTATGTGTTCAACTACCACGAGAg GTATAAACTGGTGGAGCTGGCCTTCTATCTGACCATGGGCTTCTCACCTGCCCTGGTGGTGACCTCGATG ACGAATACAGACGGTCTGTATGAGCTGGCGTTCGGTGGGATGATCTACTGCATGGGCGTGGTCTTCTTTAAATCGGACGGCGTCATACCGTTTGCTCACGCCATCTGGCACGTGTTCGTCACGCTGGCCGCCGCCGTGCACTACTACGCTATCTGGAAATACCTCTACCGCAGCTCGACTGCTGATGAGGTCAGGCACGTggctgacctctga
- the LOC132842583 gene encoding hepatic leukemia factor-like — MEKMSRPVNSAFLPPTHGVLKSLLENPMKLPFHHDEGFAKEKEKEKKLEEDGTGANAPQSAFLGPTLWDKTLPYDGDNFQLEYMDLEEFLSENGIPANPQSEQNQITQQPLQQSPTIPSPPSVVDLSNRASTSVHAEMVTQGCLPSPSRAVLPSSRNTPSPIDPESIQVPVSYDPDPADLALSSVPGQEMFDPRKRKFSMEELKPQPMIKKARKVFIPEDLKDDKYWARRRKNNMAAKRSRDARRLKENQIAIRAGFLEKENAALRQEVAELRKELGRCRNIVAKYEARHGTL, encoded by the exons ATGGAGAAAATGTCACGGCCCGTAAACTCCGCTTTCCTGCCTCCGACCCACGGGGTGCTGAAATCCCTCCTGGAGAACCCAATGAAGCTGCCATTCCACCATGACGAGG GTTttgcaaaagagaaagaaaaagagaagaagctGGAGGAAGATGGAACTGGAGCAAATGCACCTCAGTCCGCGTTTCTTGGGCCAACCCTGTGGGACAAAACACTACCGTACGATGGTGACAACTTCCAGCTGGAGTACATGGACCTGGAGGAGTTCTTGTCTGAAAATGGCATTCCTGCCAACCCACAGAGTGAGCAGAACCAGATTACCCAGCAGCCCCTACAGCAGAGTCCCACCATACCCTCACCACCATCTGTGGTTGACCTGAGCAACCGGGCCAGCACCTCAGTACACGCTGAAATGGTGACCCAGGGCTGTCTACCAAGTCCTAGCCgagcag tctTGCCATCGAGCCGCAACACCCCGAGTCCAATCGACCCCGAGTCCATCCAGGTTCCGGTGAGTTACGATCCCGACCCAGCTGATCTGGCTCTGTCCAGCGTTCCGGGTCAGGAGATGTTCGACCCACGTAAACGCAAGTTCAGCATGGAGGAGCTGAAACCTCAACCCATGATCAAAAAAGCACGCAAAGTCTTCATCCCTGAAGACCTGAAG GATGATAAGTATTGGGCGCGGCGTCGGAAGAACAATATGGCGGCGAAGCGTTCCCGGGATGCCCGACGCCTCAAAGAGAACCAGATCGCCATCCGAGCCGGTTTCCTGGAGAAAGAGAACGCGGCGCTCAGGCAGGAAGTGGCGGAGCTGCGTAAGGAACTGGGACGCTGCCGGAACATTGTGGCCAAATACGAGGCACGGCACGGCACCCTGTGA
- the mmd gene encoding monocyte to macrophage differentiation factor isoform X2, producing MASLKRFMNRRAAANCRYQPTSYEHAANCYTHALVIVPAFVGMTLLHRLSDDRWERITALVYGLGLCALFLISTIFHIITWKKSHMRAVEHCFHMCDRVVIYFFIAASYTPWLNLRELGPLASHMRWFVWLMAAAGTIYVFNYHERYKLVELAFYLTMGFSPALVVTSMTNTDGLYELAFGGMIYCMGVVFFKSDGVIPFAHAIWHVFVTLAAAVHYYAIWKYLYRSSTADEVRHVADL from the exons attCATGAACAGAAGAGCTGCTGCTAACTGCCGCTACCAACCCACAAGCTACGAGCATGCAGCAAACTGCTACACACACGcc ctggtgATCGTGCCCGCGTTCGTGGGCATGACCCTGCTGCACCGTCTCTCAGATGATCGGTGGGAGAGGATCACAGCCTTGGTGTACGGCCTCGGCCTCTGTGCTCTCTTCCTCATCTCCACCATCTTCCACATCATCACCTGGAAGAAGAGCCACATGAG ggCAGTGGAGCACTGCTTCCACATGTGTGATCGAGTGGTCATCTATTTCTTCATCGCTGCCTCATACACACCCTG gttaaaTCTGAGGGAACTGGGTCCTCTGGCGTCTCACATGCGCTGGTTTGTGTGGCTAATGGCGGCTGCAGGAACCATCTATGTGTTCAACTACCACGAGAg GTATAAACTGGTGGAGCTGGCCTTCTATCTGACCATGGGCTTCTCACCTGCCCTGGTGGTGACCTCGATG ACGAATACAGACGGTCTGTATGAGCTGGCGTTCGGTGGGATGATCTACTGCATGGGCGTGGTCTTCTTTAAATCGGACGGCGTCATACCGTTTGCTCACGCCATCTGGCACGTGTTCGTCACGCTGGCCGCCGCCGTGCACTACTACGCTATCTGGAAATACCTCTACCGCAGCTCGACTGCTGATGAGGTCAGGCACGTggctgacctctga